The region AAATTGATGTAATTATAGGTAATATCATTACCACAAGTATTAATATTGCTGGCATCATTCCAGCGCCTAAAGGTTGGGTGCCAAAAAATGGTATAAATCCAAATAGTTCGTAGATTATGTTCAAAAATGGTCTAATAAAAGGTTCCATAATAAATACAGCCCATAGACCTAACACTACTGATGGAATAGCGGCTAAAAGCTCAACCATTATTCCAATTACATTTCTTATATATTCGGGAATTATATTTTCAGTTATAAATATTGCAGTGCCGACGCCCAATGGAATGGCAATTAATAATGAAGCAATCGATGTAAAAAGGGTTCCATAAATAGCTGTGAATGCACCGTACTCATCTTTAACTGGATTCCATGCAGAGCTAAAAAGAAACCTCAGTCCATATCTTGAAATTGATTCAGTAGATTCATAGTAAACGACTGCAAATATGGAAAAAAGCACTATGGCTACCATTGAAGCCATAACAACAACAATATTTTTAAAACCTATATCCACCAACTTCTCTGAAGTTGGTCTTGTCCTCAGTGAAAATTTTGATGTACTTGCTTTTTTCACGCGCTAAAGCATTTACTTTATGAATCTATCTCTAATCTCAAATTTTTCACTAAGGTAGGGTTAATGATTGGCTTTAAGTGTTGAAGGGTACATAATAAGTATTGAATACCCTTAAATGCTAGTTACTGTGGGGCTTAAATAAGTATTGCCATGGGGAGAATAGTTGGCATTGACTTGGGAACGACAAATTCCGTTGTAGCGGTGTTGGAGGCTGGTAGGCCTGTTGTTATTTCTAGTGCTGAAGGAGCTAGAACTACTCCATCAGTAGTTGGCTTTACTAAGGAATCTGAATTATTGGTTGGGCAATTAGCTAGAAGACAATTAGTTCTTAATCCAAAAAATACATTTTCAAATTTAAAAAGATTTGTTGGTAGAGCATGGGATGAGCTTGAAGATACGAGCCTTTCTGTTCCTTATAGTGTTCGCTCAAATGATCAGGGAAATGTTCGTATTACCTCTCCAGTAACAAAAAGAGAATATGCCCCTGAAGAATTGGTTGGAAATATTATTAGGAAGCTAATTGATGATGCAGAAACCTATTTAGGAGAAGATGTTGATTCTGCGGTGATAACGGTTCCGGCTTATTTTAACGATTCGCAAAGACAGGCTACTCGTGATGCTGCGATTTTGGCTGGTATTTCTGTAGAAAGAATTCTTAATGAGCCCACTTCAGCTGCTCTTGCTTATGGCTTTGATAAAAGTTCTTCTCGCAAAGTATTGGTCTTTGATTTAGGTGGTGGAACATTTGATGTTTCTTTAATGTCAATCTCTAATGGTGTTTTTGATGTGAAAGCAACTTCAGGAGACACACAATTGGGAGGCAATGATTTTGATCAAAAAATTGTTGATTGGCTGGCTGAAGATTTTTTAAAAAAAAATCAAATAGACCTAAGAAGAGACAGGCAATCACTTCAAAGGCTTTCTGAAGCGGCTGAGAAAGCTAAACAAGAACTTTCTGGGGTTCAGTCCACACCCATATCTCTTCCTTTTATTTCTACAGGCAAAGATGGTCCATTACACATAGAGACAACTCTTAGTAGAAAAATGTACGAAAGTCTTTGCAATGATCTTTTAGATAGATTATTTGATCCTGTTAATACTGTTATTGATGATTCCGGTTGGAACCCTGAGGAAATTGATGAGGTTGTTCTTGTAGGTGGTAGTACTCGTATGCCAATGGTAAAACAATTAGTTAAAACTTTAGTTCCAAATCCCCCTTGTCAATCTGTTAATCCTGATGAAGTAGTAGCTATTGGTGCAGCAATTCAAGGCGGTATTCTCTCAGGAGAGTTGAGAGATCTTTTATTAAATGATGTCACCCCTCTTTCTCTAGGACTTGAAACTGTTGGAGGTTTAATGAAAGTTTTAATTCCTAGAAACACCTCTATACCTGTAAGGCAATCGGATGTTTTTAGTACATCGGCTTCCAATCAATCATCAGTAGAAATACATATATGGCAAGGAGAGAGGCAGATGGCCTCAGACAACAAATCATTGGGCAAATTCAGATTATCTGGAATTCCTCCTGCACCAAGGGGTGTCCCTCAAGTTCAGGTTGCTTTTGATATTGATGCCAATGGTTTATTAGAGGTCAGTGCAACTGATAGAACTACCGGGAGGAAACAGTCTGTAAGTGTTACTGGTGGTTCAAACTTGAATCAAAATGAAGTTAATAAATTGATTGAAGAGTCTAAAATTAAAGCATCTGAAGATAGAAAAAAACGTGCTTCTATTGATCAAAAAAATAATGCTTTAACACTTGTTGCACAGGCTGAGAGGCGGCTAAGAGATGCATCGCTTGAGTTGGGCCCATATGGCGCAGAAAGGCAACAAAGATCTGTAGAAATTGCGATGAGAGATGTTGAAGATTTACTTCAAGATAATGATTTGCAAGAACTTGAATATGCAGTTGGCTCTCTCCAAGAAGCACTATTTGGTTTGAATCGTCGCTTATCAGCAGAACGAAAAATAGAATCTAATCCCATACAAGGGATAAAAAATACTTTTGGATCTTTAAAGGACGAACTATTTTCTGATGATTACTGGGATGATGACCCTTGGGATTATTCACAAAGAGGGCAAAATAGAAATGGTGAAAGAAATTATGGGAGAAGGGATATAGATCCTTGGGATAATGACTACTACCGTTGATCCTAATTATTGGTCTCTATTAGGAGTCTCTCCTGGATGTGATTCAAATGAACTTAAATCCGCATTTAGAAAAGAAGCAAGAAAGTGGCACCCTGATTTAAATAAAAATGATATTAACGCTGAGGAGAGATTTAAATTAATTAATGAGGCTTACGCCATTCTTAGCGATCCAAAAAAGAGGAGTGAATGGGAGAAAAAAAATATAAAACATAAGGATATCTTTGATAATAGATTCCCAACTTATGAGGAGTATTTAGATGTTGTATTAGGTATAAGAACCAATTTAAAACAAGAAATTGATGATATTGATGATCAATATTCTGAAATTCCTCAAGATCAATTTGAAAACTTTGAAGATACTGATTTTAACGATTATATTCCTACAACTAGCGAACCAAATCCACCACCAACTTTAATTTATGAAGACCAAGAATCCATTATAGAAATCTCACCAGATCAAGCTCTTAATGGTTCTACTGTTGAAATTCAGTTGCAAGACGGTACTCTTGTCGAAGTATTAACTCCGCCCTTTGCCGGTGATGGATGGAGATTAAGAATAGAAGGTGCAGCAATTGGTTG is a window of Prochlorococcus marinus str. MIT 0917 DNA encoding:
- the pstC gene encoding phosphate ABC transporter permease subunit PstC; the encoded protein is MKKASTSKFSLRTRPTSEKLVDIGFKNIVVVMASMVAIVLFSIFAVVYYESTESISRYGLRFLFSSAWNPVKDEYGAFTAIYGTLFTSIASLLIAIPLGVGTAIFITENIIPEYIRNVIGIMVELLAAIPSVVLGLWAVFIMEPFIRPFLNIIYELFGFIPFFGTQPLGAGMMPAILILVVMILPIITSISKDSLNQVPSKLRQAAYGIGASRWTTIFKVIIPAAISGITGGVLLALGRAMGETMAVTMIIGNSNNFSWSIFAPSYTISSMLANQFGEADGSQVSSLMYAALILMILTLLVNVFAQWIVKRLSLKY
- the dnaK gene encoding molecular chaperone DnaK, giving the protein MGRIVGIDLGTTNSVVAVLEAGRPVVISSAEGARTTPSVVGFTKESELLVGQLARRQLVLNPKNTFSNLKRFVGRAWDELEDTSLSVPYSVRSNDQGNVRITSPVTKREYAPEELVGNIIRKLIDDAETYLGEDVDSAVITVPAYFNDSQRQATRDAAILAGISVERILNEPTSAALAYGFDKSSSRKVLVFDLGGGTFDVSLMSISNGVFDVKATSGDTQLGGNDFDQKIVDWLAEDFLKKNQIDLRRDRQSLQRLSEAAEKAKQELSGVQSTPISLPFISTGKDGPLHIETTLSRKMYESLCNDLLDRLFDPVNTVIDDSGWNPEEIDEVVLVGGSTRMPMVKQLVKTLVPNPPCQSVNPDEVVAIGAAIQGGILSGELRDLLLNDVTPLSLGLETVGGLMKVLIPRNTSIPVRQSDVFSTSASNQSSVEIHIWQGERQMASDNKSLGKFRLSGIPPAPRGVPQVQVAFDIDANGLLEVSATDRTTGRKQSVSVTGGSNLNQNEVNKLIEESKIKASEDRKKRASIDQKNNALTLVAQAERRLRDASLELGPYGAERQQRSVEIAMRDVEDLLQDNDLQELEYAVGSLQEALFGLNRRLSAERKIESNPIQGIKNTFGSLKDELFSDDYWDDDPWDYSQRGQNRNGERNYGRRDIDPWDNDYYR
- a CDS encoding DnaJ domain-containing protein is translated as MTTTVDPNYWSLLGVSPGCDSNELKSAFRKEARKWHPDLNKNDINAEERFKLINEAYAILSDPKKRSEWEKKNIKHKDIFDNRFPTYEEYLDVVLGIRTNLKQEIDDIDDQYSEIPQDQFENFEDTDFNDYIPTTSEPNPPPTLIYEDQESIIEISPDQALNGSTVEIQLQDGTLVEVLTPPFAGDGWRLRIEGAAIGCRDHFVQLKVQTEDGLRIDGLRVLYRLELFPHDALLGCAVDIPTLNGSVTLQVPPNSSTGRLLRLRGRGLAYEEYRGDQIVEIVIVLPDNLTDSEIALYQRLNELSMENY